Genomic DNA from candidate division KSB1 bacterium:
AAAGAGGATTTAACTAACTTTCAAAAGTGGTTAAAGTCAAATTGCCGGGGCCAGGATCTTTGTCCATCTGGATCATTTTTTCAAGGTGGATGGCCTGAAAGAAAGCAAATAAATTGTTAATTCCTTGAATGGCAAATTGCCGCCCTTGTTCGACTAAACGTTTGTGCAGTACAATCAATTTGCCGAGGCCGGAACTGCTCATGTTTATTAGGAAACTGAAATCAAAGACGACTTTCTGCTCGGCGGTATTCTTTGAGATTTGGTCGACCCGTGTTTTGAAAAGCTCTTGCTCTGGTTCCATCAGTTGCCCGGTAAGCTTTACGAGGAGGGGTCGTCCTGTTTGATTTGCCAATTCTAATATCCATGATTTGAATATTGGCAGAGTTTACACCCCCCTTTAATTCCTCCACAAGCAAGGTGTTGCAGAAATAATTCCTTTGCTCAAAATATAAATGTAGGGGCGTTCAATTTGAACGCCCCTACAAAATAACGGATTTTTTTTCAAAGATTGGCCTTCTGCATGAACCTAATTAAAATTTACCGCAGCAGTCTCTCCCGTCCCTCTAACCCCCGCAAAGTAAAAAACTGTAAAAGCACCCCTAAAATCACCACCGTAATTCGGTTTTGCCACATCCAGAGATACCAGGTGCCGGGGTCGATATTACGTGGGATGTCATAGTAGTTAAAAAAAAGCGGGTAGCGGGTATCCTCGAGGTCGAGGGCGCCAAACAAGATCATGCTCAACAAAAGGAACAAAATGGTTCCCATTGCCGCTGCAAACCCGCTTCTGAATTTCACTGAAAGATAGAGGGTTATGGCGCCGATAAAAAAACCGGGCACAAAGCAGTTCAACGCCATGGCTAAAATCGGCAGGTCTGAGAAGGTGAAAAATGTCAGGAAACTGAGGCTAAAGGCAACTAGAAGTAGAATAAGATTCAGGGTTCCAACGCGGAGTAACCAGACCTTATACCTTGAACCTGCGGTGGTAAACAATACTTCCAGGGTACGGTTCTCTTTTTCGCTGGAAATAAGCTGCATGTTCAGATAGAGAGCCAGTCCGCAAAGCGGCCATTGCAGAAACCACAAAAGATCTTCCAGCTCCATCCGTTCATGAATTTCCTCAAAATAGTTTAGGAAATAAATCAATATGAAATAAGCCGCCACAAGCCCCATCGCCCAGATAAATTTTTTAGAAAAAATAATCTGGGTTTGAGAGCGGAAAATTTCCCAGCTGACTTTAAGCTGGCTCCTCTTTGTTAACCCTGAAAAGCTTTGGTAAACGGTTGTGTTTTTCGCGAGGAGATTTAGAGTTTCTTTGGGGTTCATAATAAGTAGTCAGAATTTTTAAGTTAGAAAAACAGAATAAAGAATTCAGGAGCCAGAAGACAGAATCGATTTTGAATAAGCTGTGAGTAATTTGCTAACTTCTTCAAGTTTTGATTTTAATTTATTTGTTTCGCCATACTTTAAATCTTTTGCCAGAATCAGGTAATATTACAGAATAAAGAATTCAGGAGCCGGAAGCCAGAATTCTTTTTGAGTAGCCGCCAAGCAATTTGCCAACTTCTTCAACTAATTTCATTAAATCCGCCGGATCTCCGTATCTGAGATCTCTGGCCAAAATTAAGTAATACCGTGTTTCTTCCAAGGAGCCTTGAGCTATGTTCAAAAACCTCAATTTGTCACGTTTGCCCTTTTTCTTGAATCCTTCAGCAATGTTTGCTGGCACTGAAACCGCAGATCTGCGCAATTGCGACGTCAGACCGTAAGTTTCAGATTTGGGAAAATTCTCTGAAAACTTATAAATAGCCAGAACCAAATTATGCGCTTTCTGCCAAACAATCAAATCCACAAAACTTTTAGCAGGCTCTCTCATCCTAACCCTCTAATTTTATCTTCTGAATTCTCAATCCGGATTCCTCCTCCTGTCTCCTGAATTCTGACTACTTAACAAATAAACATACGCATCTTCCAGCGAAGGCTCAACCGACTTGGCATCTAAACCACCGATCGCCACTTCACTCAAAAACCGAATCCGAATATTTCCATTCACTTTACTGTGCTGGACGACCCGGACTTCATTTCGCCACTTATTGAATTCATCACTCGAAATCATGGCTTCGAACACCTTGCCTTTTGCCCGTTCCTGCATTTCCTCAGGTGAGCCGCGGTACTGCAGTCTGCCTTTATCGAGCACTGCCAAATCGTGACAGGTACTTGAAATGTCCTCGACAATGTGGGTACTGAAAATGACGATTCGTTCCTTCGCTAATTCGGATAAAAGATTTCGAAACCGAATGCGCTCGCGCGGGTCAAGGCCGGCAGTCGGTTCGTCCACCACGATGATTTGCGGCAAATGCAGCAG
This window encodes:
- a CDS encoding STAS domain-containing protein encodes the protein MANQTGRPLLVKLTGQLMEPEQELFKTRVDQISKNTAEQKVVFDFSFLINMSSSGLGKLIVLHKRLVEQGRQFAIQGINNLFAFFQAIHLEKMIQMDKDPGPGNLTLTTFES
- a CDS encoding four helix bundle protein, whose product is MREPAKSFVDLIVWQKAHNLVLAIYKFSENFPKSETYGLTSQLRRSAVSVPANIAEGFKKKGKRDKLRFLNIAQGSLEETRYYLILARDLRYGDPADLMKLVEEVGKLLGGYSKRILASGS